A window of Juglans regia cultivar Chandler chromosome 7, Walnut 2.0, whole genome shotgun sequence contains these coding sequences:
- the LOC109013642 gene encoding 2-alkenal reductase (NADP(+)-dependent)-like has translation MADYHGEEVKNKQVLARDYIDGNPKESDMYFSTNTIRLKVPDGSNAVLVKNLYLSCDPYMRGTKEKNPDRLFNSFAPDSPIVGYGVAKVVDSGHPDFKKGDLVWGVTKWEEYSLITNKLIESLFKIEHTDLPLSYYTGLLGMPGMTAYAGFYEVSSPKKGEYVFISSAYGAVGQLVGQFAKLMGCYVVGSAGSQEKVDILKNKLGFDEAFNYKEEHDLDAALKRYFPEGIDIYFDNVGGKILDAVLLNLRPHGRISVAGMISQYNLEEPDGIKHLLKVVYKQIRIEGFTVYDYYHLFPKFLELVLPYIREGKIVYEEDTAEGLESGPAALVGMFSGRSAGKQVVLVARE, from the exons ATGGCGGATTATCATGGTGAAGAAGTGAAGAACAAACAGGTGCTGGCTAGAGACTACATAGATGGCAATCCTAAAGAATCGGACATGTACTTTAGCACTAATACCATACGCTTGAAGGTCCCAGATGGTTCGAACGCAGTTCTGGTGAAGAACCTTTACCTCTCCTGCGATCCCTACATGCGAGGCACAAAGGAAAAAAACCCAGATCGCCTCTTTAATTCCTTCGCCCCTGATTCA CCAATAGTTGGGTATGGAGTGGCTAAAGTTGTGGATTCCGGGCACCCAGATTTCAAGAAAGGAGACTTGGTTTGGGGAGTAACCAAATGGGAAGAATACAGTCTGATCACAAATAAACTGATCGAAAGCCTCTTTAAAATCGAGCACACTGATCTTCCCCTTTCCTACTATACTGGACTTCTTG GTATGCCTGGTATGACTGCTTATGCTGGTTTCTATGAGGTTTCTTCACCCAAGAAAGGAGAATATGTCTTTATCTCATCAGCATATGGCGCAGTTGGTCAGCTCGTTGGACAGTTTGCTAAACTGATGGGTTGTTATGTTGTTGGAAGTGCTGGAAGCCAGGAAAAG GTTGATATACTAAAGAACAAGCTTGGATTCGATGAGGCTTTCAATTATAAAGAAGAGCATGACTTGGATGCAGCTCTGAAAAG ATACTTCCCTGAAGGCATTGATATTTATTTCGATAATGTTGGGGGGAAAATACTTGATGCAGTTCTTCTCAACTTGAGACCCCACGGCCGCATTTCTGTTGCTGGAATGATCTCGCAGTACAATCTTGAGGAGCCTGATGGCATAAAGCATTTGTTGAAAGTTGTATATAAGCAGATCCGAATAGAAGGATTCACGGTGTACGATTACTATCACCTGTTTCCCAAGTTCTTAGAACTTGTGCTGCCTTACATTAGAGAAGGAAAGATAGTGTATGAAGAAGACACAGCTGAAGGCCTCGAGAGTGGCCCTGCAGCTCTGGTTGGAATGTTCAGTGGCCGTAGTGCTGGAAAACAAGTAGTTTTGGTTGCCCGCGAGTGA
- the LOC109013644 gene encoding 2-alkenal reductase (NADP(+)-dependent)-like: MASDGVGEEVRNKQVIFRDYVKGFPKESDMYVTASTIKLQVPEGSNGVLVKNLYLSCDPYMRNRMNPPIYASYIDSFNPGSPISGYGVAKVLDSGHPNFKKGDLVWGITGWEEYSLLSATKALFKIQHTDVPLSHYTGILGMPGMTAYAGFYEVCSPKKGEYVFISAASGAVGQLVGQFAKLLGCYVVGSAGSKDKVDMLKNKFGFDEAFNYKEETDLDAALKRYFPEGIDIYFENVGGKMLDAVLLNMRNHCRIAACGMISQYNLEEHEGVHNLMNLITKQARIGGFLVPDYYHKYPQFLELVLPYIKQGKITYVEDIAEGLESGPAALVGLFTGRNVGKQLVAVARE, translated from the exons ATGGCGAGTGATGGCGTTGGTGAGGAAGTGAGAAACAAGCAGGTGATATTCAGGGACTATGTCAAGGGTTTTCCCAAGGAGTCGGACATGTACGTGACCGCTAGTACCATAAAGTTGCAGGTCCCCGAAGGTTCTAATGGTGTTCTCGTGAAGAACCTCTACCTTTCTTGCGATCCCTACATGCGTAACCGTATGAACCCGCCCATTTATGCCAGTTACATCGACTCCTTCAACCCCGGTTCG CCCATTAGCGGATATGGAGTGGCTAAAGTTTTGGATTCTGGGCATCCAAACTTCAAGAAAGGCGATTTGGTTTGGGGGATAACTGGGTGGGAAGAATATAGTCTCCTCTCGGCAACTAAGGCCCTTTTTAAGATTCAACACACTGATGTTCCTCTCTCCCACTATACTGGAATTCTTG GAATGCCTGGTATGACTGCTTATGCTGGATTTTATGAGGTTTGCTCTCCTAAAAAAGGAGAGTATGTCTTCATTTCAGCGGCTTCTGGGGCAGTTGGTCAGCTTGTTGGGCAGTTTGCGAAGCTTTTGGGCTGCTATGTTGTTGGAAGTGCTGGAAGCAAAGATAAG GTTGATATGCTGAAGAACAAGTTTGGGTTCGACGAGGCTTTCAACTACAAAGAAGAGACTGACTTGGATGCAGCTCTGAAAAG ATATTTTCCAGAAGgtattgatatttattttgagaatgTTGGTGGAAAGATGCTAGATGCGGTGCTACTCAACATGAGGAACCATTGCCGCATCGCTGCCTGTGGGATGATCTCACAGTACAACCTTGAAGAGCACGAAGGTGTCCACAATTTAATGAATCTGATTACAAAACAGGCCAGAATTGGAGGATTTCTAGTTCCCGATTACTATCACAAGTACCCACAGTTTCTAGAGTTGGTGCTGCCTTACATCAAACAAGGGAAGATAACATACGTGGAAGACATAGCTGAAGGCCTCGAGAGTGGTCCGGCAGCTCTGGTAGGGCTCTTCACTGGCCGCAATGTTGGAAAACAGCTAGTGGCAGTTGCTCGTGAATGA
- the LOC109013643 gene encoding chitinase-like protein 1, translating into MLFKYSSGPPFFSTQYLLAEEEKKTAKPTPHPFLLLLPSFGLYLPCVAPKEYDTIRYDTTRRNTARLKSFAAKMKGRDIVVVLGLMLVVVVNVAECDADTVTKVKTVNGKKMCDKGWECKGWSIYCCNETITDYFQTYQFENLFSKRNSPLAHAVGFWDYQSFITAAAIYEPIGFGTTGLKVLKMKEIAAFLAHVGSKTSCGYGVATGGPFAWGLCFNKEMSPSQSYCDDSYKFTYPCAPGAEYYGRGALPIYWNYNYGAAAEALKADLLNHPEYVEQNATLAFQAAIWRWMTPVKKSQPSAHDAFIGNWKPTKNDTLAKRVPGFGTTMNILYGDFVCGKGDIDSMNNIISHYLYYLDLMGVGREEAGPHEVLSCAEQVAFNPSSSATTASS; encoded by the exons ATGCTCTTTAAGTACTCCTCGGGTCCACCTTTCTTCTCTACACAGTATCTGCTggcagaggaagagaaaaagaccGCCAAGCCGACGCCACACCCTTTCCTTCTTCTGCTTCCTTCCTTTGGTCTTTATCTTCCTTGCGTTGCACCCAAAGaatacgatacgatacgatacgatacgacCCGACGTAACACAGCACGACTCAAGAGTTTCGCAGCGAAGATGAAGGGAAGGGACATTGTCGTGGTTCTGGGATTGATGTTGGTGGTGGTAGTGAATGTGGCAGAATGCGATGCGGACACGGTGACGAAGGTGAAGACTGTGAATGGGAAGAAAATGTGCGACAAAGGGTGGGAGTGCAAGGGGTGGTCCATTTACTGTTGTAACGAAACCATCACCGACTACTTCCAGACCTACCAGTTTGAGAATCTATTCTCCAAGAGGAACTCTCCCTTAGCTCACGCCGTCGGCTTCTGGGACTACCAGTCCTTCATCACAGCCGCCGCAATTTATGAGCCCATCGGCTTCGGCACCACCGGCCTCAAGGTTTTGAAGATGAAGGAAATCGCCGCCTTCCTCGCCCATGTAGGCAGCAAGACTTCTT GTGGTTATGGAGTGGCGACAGGAGGACCCTTCGCTTGGGGGCTTTGCTTCAACAAGGAAATGAGTCCCAGCCAGTCATACTGCGACGACTCCTACAAATTCACCTACCCTTGTGCTCCAGGAGCTGAATACTATGGCCGTGGTGCCTTGCCTATCTACTG GAACTACAACTATGGTGCAGCTGCGGAGGCTTTGAAAGCAGACCTGTTGAATCATCCAGAATACGTTGAGCAGAATGCTACCCTTGCTTTCCAGGCTGCAATTTGGAGGTGGATGACCCCAGTCAAGAAGTCGCAGCCTTCAGCCCATGATGCCTTTATTGGCAACTGGAAGCCGACCAAGAATGACACTTTGGCTAAACGTGTTCCTGGTTTTGGCACCACAATGAACATTCTTTATGGGGACTTTGTTTGCGGCAAGGGTGATATTGATTCCATGAACAACATCATTTCCCATTACCTGTATTACCTTGACCTTATGGGTGTTGGCCGTGAGGAGGCAGGGCCTCATGAGGTTCTGTCTTGTGCCGAGCAGGTTGCATTTAATCCATCTTCCTCTGCCACAACCGCATCTTCTTGA